The Humulus lupulus chromosome 3, drHumLupu1.1, whole genome shotgun sequence genome window below encodes:
- the LOC133824136 gene encoding inactive leucine-rich repeat receptor-like serine/threonine-protein kinase At1g60630 produces MVSQSRYYYSGFFFFFGLLLLVCVVRSDDGETLMRLKSTIDPGDSLPWRGSTEQVCQWKGVKECMNGRVSKLVLEFLNLTGVLDQKILDRLDQLRVLSFKGNSIKGPIPDLSGLANLKSLFLNENDFSGDFPASISGLHRLKVVVLADNNISGKIPATLLNLRRLYFLDLRNNLLTGEIPPFNQTSLRFFNVSNNRLSGAIPVTSSLVRFNSSSFSGNVDLCGVQIQNPCGNEAGLSPSISPFSPLMPSSRKSSKRTRLIKIIAGTAGGAAILLICVLLLWMVCRSRNRRRDSSGEAKNKGVVAGGGAHIPSAEGGGGDEGGNGGGRRGNNGGKQGGFSWEGEGLGSLVFCGTGDQQMNYSLEDLLKASAETLGRGSIGSTYKAVMESGFIVTVKRLKDAKYPRLDEFRRQMEVLGRLRHPNLVPLRAYFQAREERLLVYDYFPNGSLFSLIHGSRTSGGGKPLHWTSCLKIAEDLGSGLLYIHQSSGLTHGNLKSSNVLLGSDFESCLTDYGLTSFRDPDSLEEPSATSLFYRAPECRDIRRPSTQPADVYSFGVLLLELLTGKTPFQDLVQEHGSDIPKWVRSVREEETESGDDPASGNETSEEKLLALLNISMACVSLVPENRPTMREVLKMIRDARAEAQLSSNSSDHSPGRWSDTVQSLPREEHLSI; encoded by the exons ATGGTTTCACAGTCAAGGTACTACTactctggttttttctttttcttcggGTTGTTGTTATTGGTTTGTGTGGTTCGATCAGACGATGGAGAAACGCTTATGCGTTTAAAATCAACGATAGATCCTGGAGATTCACTCCCATGGAGAGGGAGTACGGAGCAAGTGTGCCAATGGAAAGGGGTAAAGGAATGCATGAATGGAAGGGTCTCGAAGCTGGTACTGGAGTTTCTCAACTTGACTGGGGTTTTGGACCAGAAGATCTTGGACCGTTTGGATCAACTTCGTGTTCTCAGCTTCAAAGGAAACTCCATTAAAGGTCCAATCCCCGATCTCTCTGGTCTTGCTAATCTCAAATCCCTTTTTCTCAACGAAAACGATTTCTCCGGTGATTTTCCGGCATCCATTTCGGGGCTTCACAGGTTAAAGGTCGTAGTCCTTGCCGACAATAACATCTCTGGTAAAATACCAGCGACTCTGCTCAATCTTCGACGACTCTACTTTCTCGACTTGCGGAATAATCTGTTGACAGGTGAGATCCCTCCGTTTAATCAGACTAGTCTCCGATTCTTCAACGTTTCGAATAATCGACTCTCCGGAGCTATTCCTGTAACGTCGTCACTTGTTCGATTCAACTCCTCGTCATTCTCCGGCAATGTCGATCTCTGCGGAGTTCAGATTCAGAATCCATGCGGGAACGAGGCCGGTCTCAGTCCGTCCATAAGTCCATTTTCGCCATTGATGCCTAGCTCGAGAAAATCTTCGAAGCGCACCAGACTGATCAAGATTATTGCCGGGACGGCCGGCGGCGCGGCGATTCTCCTCATTTGCGTGCTTCTTCTGTGGATGGTTTGCCGGAGTCGCAATCGCCGGAGAGATTCTTCCGGCGAGGCCAAGAACAAAGGGGTGGTAGCAGGGGGAGGAGCTCACATTCCCAGCGCGGAAGGAGGCGGAGGGGACGAGGGCGGGAACGGCGGCGGCAGGAGAGGTAATAACGGCGGAAAACAGGGAGGGTTTTCGTGGGAAGGAGAGGGTCTAGGGAGTCTGGTGTTCTGCGGGACAGGGGATCAGCAAATGAATTACAGCTTAGAAGATTTGCTCAAGGCATCGGCGGAGACTCTGGGGAGGGGTAGTATCGGAAGTACATATAAAGCTGTTATGGAGTCTGGGTTCATAGTGACTGTGAAAAGACTCAAAGATGCCAAATACCCTAGGCTAGACGAGTTCAGAAGACAGATGGAGGTTCTTGGTAGGCTGAGGCATCCCAACTTGGTCCCACTTAGGGCTTACTTCCAGGCTAGGGAAGAACGCCTGCTCGTATACGATTATTTCCCCAACGGCAGCCTCTTCTCTCTAATTCATG GTTCAAGAACCTCAGGAGGTGGAAAGCCTCTTCATTGGACATCATGCCTTAAAATAGCAGAAGACTTAGGAAGTGGTTTGCTGTATATTCACCAGAGCTCTGGCCTAACTCATGGAAACCTGAAATCCTCCAATGTATTGTTAGGTTCAGATTTCGAGTCCTGCCTAACAGATTATGGCCTTACTTCATTCCGAGACCCAGATTCACTCGAAGAGCCCAGTGCAACATCTCTCTTTTACAGAGCTCCTGAATGCCGTGATATCAGAAGACCTTCCACTCAACCTGCTGATGTGTACAGCTTTGGTGTACTCCTCTTGGAACTCCTAACCGGAAAAACTCCCTTCCAAGACCTTGTTCAAGAACATGGCTCTGATATTCCCAAGTGGGTTCGATCAGTTCGCGAAGAGGAGACTGAATCTGGGGATGATCCTGCCTCAGGCAATGAAACGTCAGAGGAGAAACTTCTGGCTCTCTTAAACATTTCAATGGCTTGTGTCTCACTTGTACCTGAGAACCGGCCTACAATGAGAGAGGTTCTTAAGATGATTAGAGATGCAAGAGCTGAGGCTCAGTTATCAtcaaacagtagtgaccattctCCTGGGAGATGGTCAGATACTGTTCAAAGCTTGCCCAGAGAAGAACATTTGAGCATATGA